The Rattus rattus isolate New Zealand chromosome 13, Rrattus_CSIRO_v1, whole genome shotgun sequence nucleotide sequence TCATAGTTTGTAAAATCTAAATACTGTTCTTCGTACCTTCCTAAAGGCCCTGACGAATGCCAATAGAAATAACCAGCCTGTTTCCTCAAAATGCTATCGACTACTACTAGTTTGCAATGTTACTTAGGTTCCTAGAACAAAATAATTTCCCTTTACAagctactttctttcctttttcattgcactttattttatttactgtgtgtgtgtgtgtgtgtgtgtgagtgtgtgtgtgtgcatgcatgacaacgcacatgtgaaggtcagaggacaacttgcggAATCTGTTCTGTGCTTACATTATGTGAGGCCCAGAGTtcaaacccaggttgtcaggcctggtggTAAGCCCCTAACTCACTGCCCTGCTTTTGGCTTGAGTAGGATCTCACTCATTAGCTCTAGGCCGACCTTGAACTTATGGCAATCTaatacctcagcttcctgaatgcagaaataacaagtagaagccaccacagctggctaCAGTTACTTTTGTACTTGTTTCTATAAAAAGTCCAAACTCTGGGTTAATGTCATAACTGAGTGGCAAAGGCCACTCCAGGAGATGCGTAGTTTTCACTCTGTTAATCCTCCTATTGACTAAAGTGTTCTAGAGACTGAAAATAAGGTCATATCAGGAAGTTcaagtttctttcattttcagttgatcacaaagaattatacaaaaatgaaaagcagagctGCTCCAAGTCCACAGAGCTTAGCATACACTGAGACACTGACCTTTCCCTAAGTATCATACACTATTTTACTTTAACAAAAGTATTTAGGTAAGTTTCAAAGTTCTCTATTATTGTATGGGTACCCACTGAGGAGGACGATTTGTACATTCAGCAATACTGAACTACATATCTAAGCTAAATAatttgcagaaaaagaaaacaacaaattacCCCTTTCAACTCGTTTCATACTTTTTTACAGACAACACAGAATCAAGATAAACCTGTAGCTCACTATAAATTTGATGTTAACATTAGAAGCTGtagtatgggggttggggatttagctcagtggtagagcgcttgcctaggaagcacaaggccctgggttcggtccccagctccgaaaaaaagaaccaaaaaaaaaaaaaaaaaaaaaaaaagaagctgtagTATGTAAATGTTCCAGTTGTATATTCTTAGGCATTTGTCAAATGATAACCAAGTGTTTTAGGCATGTAAAATAATATCTGGGTGATCGATACGGCCATGgatccttttgtttgatttttatataagCTCCAATACTCTAGTAAACTAATTTCTCTCATCTGGTTAGTCTTTGGGTTATCACTTCTCGATACATAATGGAGATGTAAATAAGCAACAGGAAGATAACAAAGAAGTCATCTAGAAagcccagaattccaaacaagGCTTCAGGTACAAAATCTAGAGGGGATATTAGATAGAAAAAAGCCCCCATCAAACAAAGCATTATCCTAATGCGGAACATCCAGAAGAGACCCCCGACTGAAAACACTTCCCTGAATGCATGTCTCAGCAAGGTAGGGAGATCCATGATTCTTTCCATAATCTGAAGGAGGAAAAACAAGTACTAGAATTTAGCctctaaaatatgaaattaaaaagtaacataattttcatattttcacagAGTCAGCTAAGACAAATTAAGGCGTTTCATACACTTAATACCAGACTTTCCaactaaacatttaaaagttagTTACTAGATTTTTTATAAAACAGGTCTTTTTATAGACAACTGAAAAGCAATGAAGTATCAACATCCTTAAAAGGTGGGATACAGATTGAGAACATATTATCTGAAAGTCTGATACAGACTTTTAAGTGTCCTAAAACATAAAAGGCTCTAAAGTCTAAAGGCTTTTGAGCCAAAAAGTTTTGGAtttcaaaacataattaaatttgTGATTTTATGATTTTCAAATTCAGGAGGCTTTATTTGTAAAATCCATGCAAATACTCTAAAATCTGAAAACTCTTGGTTTCAAGTATTTCAGATAAGTGGTTCTAAACCTAGTCATCTAAAACTGAAGTTACTGATCAGTGATCTAATAAAATAAGCCATGAAACCGTAGGCCAGGAATTGTGGCTGTAATTTCCAGCCTGGAAGGCAGATGATCAGCAatagctcaaggccagcctaggctacagagtaagaccctccctctcaaggccagcctgggctacagagtaagaccctccctctcaaggccagcctaggctacagagtaagaccctctctctcaaggccagcctgggctacagagtaagaccctccCTCAAAAAATTATGTAGGCTTATAGTCTGAGATTCATTCCCAAGTGTCAGATTTACTATCAGGATATATCTGGGGTGGATTGAAaagtaataaattattaaatgagGTGACCTTGGGGTACCGCTTCCTAACAAGTCAGAGGTAATATAACAACTGAGTATTTAACTACCTGAAAAAGGTCTatgtgataataaataaataaattaatgaataaaaaagcCAGACTACGTATGAGTTTTATagcactggggactgaacctaggcccTTGGTAGGCAAGCGTTCTCTCCTGAGCTGCAGCTCCTTTCACGTTTTATTCAGAGAACATCACATCAAAGTACTATGCTAtctttgaatttgtgatcctcctgggCCAGCCTCCGAATACCTGGGATTATGTCTGTTCCACCAGGCCTGGGTATTATACACAAAAACTgaactaaagagagagagagagagagagagagagagagagagagagagagagagagagagagagagagagagagagagtgtgtgtgtaaaataaaatgaaatgaatcaatATCTTGGGGTCGGAGAGGTGGCCAAGAGGTAACGTGCGCTTGCTATTTTTGTTTCCAGCTCCCACTCTGAGTAGCTCACAATTACCACTCCAGTTGCAGAGGTTCCAGTGCCCTCTTTAGTcctccaagggcacctacatGTGTGTGGGGCACATGAATAAATGCAAGCACACATGTCCACAGATGacaatcattttaaaatgctCAGTCAAAAACGGCAGGGGAACTATGtctggtggcacgtgcctttaatcccagtacttggaagcaGAGAGGAGTAGAGCTCtgggatttcaaggccagcctagtctacatatcaATTTCTAGACACTcaaggctatataatgagaccctagagcaaaaaattatgaataaataaataaactctgcCCTCTGAGAAAGCTAGTGATTGGCAATGATGAAGGTTAAAACTTAGTCCAAAATACATACTACACAGTTCAATAGCTGGTTGGCAAATCTGATTTTACAAAAAGTATAAAGGCTCGCTCTGACTCTGTACCTGCTATAAGATTACTTACAGATCTAGGCTGCCCTGAGAATCTCCGGTTATAATCATTCACATCTTGACGCAATCTTACAACATCCTGAGATTGATCATCTTCACCAAACACTGTGAGGAGTAGAGTTACCTGTGTGTTACAGGAAAAAGTGGTTACACCTGCACTGTTACTATCCTGTGTTCACTTTGTGTTGTTCTAGGGAATGAGAAAAGCTTCGGAATGTGCACTTCATTCATCCCTTTGAATAAAGGCAGCATGGGGGAACATGGAAGTAATTACTGCCTTACAGTAAACTGTAATACAAAATGTAATCTTAAATTTCTCCaagacaggactggagagatggctcagtggttaagagcagtgactgctcttccagaggacccgagttcaattccccagtaaccacatggtggctcacaaccatctgtaacaggatccagtgccctcttctggtgtgtctgaagacagctacagtgtactcataaacaaaaaataaataaatctttaaaaaaatttctccaAGACAAAACAGGTTCAACATCTCAACACTTACTCTAATATTTTCCTGTCCATATCAGGGGCTAAGATCCACAGTTCTCTGGAAAAACATATACTTGTAGATAAAAGGATGATAGGAAAACCCTCAGTAACAAAGTGACATTAAAAGTATAAAGCTACGGTTTTCAGAGAACACGAAGCGCCTCTGACTGACCTGTTCTACTCACATTTGACATGTCTCTGAGTGCTGCCACAGTGCGGAAGGTAAAGCACTGTGCGGCCGGGCTCTGAGACCAGCCCTTGTAATCAGGAGATGGAAGTCTGGTACTGTGCTGGACAAAGGTTAGTCTGCTGCTTTCGTGACCCAGGGAAAGATGGGTCACAGCTGCCTACGGAAAATACCGGGGCCTTGAAGAGCATACACAGCTAGGAATGTAACAACCTGATGCATACACTGAGATAAAACGGAGGGGACTAAATCAGGTTCagggggctgcagagacggctcagtggctgagagcactggctgctcttcctgaggtcctgagttcaattcccagcaaccacatggtggctcccaaccatctgtaatgagatccaatgccctcttcagacttacagatgtgcttgcagacagagtACTCACTTACatagaacataaataaataaatcttaaaaaagaaaaagaacaggttAGTTTGGGATCATTCTAGATGTTTTTATCCTTCCTGAGGACAAGAAAAGCACTAATCAGATATTTTCCAAAGTTAAATGAAGGAGTGATTGAGTGGTATGGACAACAGACACAGTCATCCATGCCTTCCCAGATCTGTTAATAAAAACACAGTCtctaaaataaggaaataattttaagtcTCTAGCAGGATTAGCCCTTAAAGTCAGCACCATCAAATCAGATCTTAAGAGATCTAATCTTCATGGCCTTTTCCTTCTTGTAACTATTCTTTTCTTAAAGCTAATATAAGGTTTTAGAACACaaactggttatttttttttaatgcagtctTGCTAGAaatggtggtgtatacctttaaaTCTCACTTTggaaacagagacaggtagatctctatgagttcaaggccagcctggtttacacagtgagttctaggagagccggGGTTGAATAGTGAGCCACTGtccctaaacaaacaaatgaatggatgtAACTGAGCATGCACTGTGACTAGGCACTGTGTTAgtggtgtgcacacatggaaAACATGGCACCATGGCAGCCTCACCATGAGGGACTTCAGCATCTACAAGACAGACAGGAGGCTGACCTGTTACACAGCCTGTTACATGGCACTGCCGGTGGCATCAAAACTGACCTTTCACTTGGGAGGTCCAGTATACCTGAAGAATAAGGAGAAGCCTGCGGCATTAGGAGGAGTGTTTGGTAAGCTAATGTCGACAGAGTCGTGACCGCGTGCTCAAGACAGAGACCGTAGCCTGCCTCTTATTCCAAAGTCATTTGCCAGTCAAGCAGCAGTCGCAGCAGTACTCATGATGGTCCTGCTTCCAGGTTAAACGACTAAAATCATGGAAGCAACAGCCACCAGACTAAGAGAGCCTTACTAATCCCTAGTCAGTTTTCAGTACAAACACTCTAGGAAAGCCATGGCTAAAGAGAAAAAGTGGGCTGAGTGTGTGTGGGGATCTGAACAGGAATGGTGCCCATGATCTCATACTTCCTGATGTTTGGTCATTAGAAAGCGGCACTACTTGACAGGGgttaaaggtgtggccttgttggagtaggtctggctgctagaggaagtgtgtctgtCACTGGGGGGCTGGGCTGTGGGGTTTCAAATGCTTCGGCCAGGCCCAGTGGTGCTCTCCTTGCTGCCCTTGAACCTGTAGAATGCTCAGCTCCTTCTCCGGCACTGTGTCCTCCTGCtggccgccatgcttcctgccttgataatggccCACACTTCTGAAACGGGAAGCCAGCACCAGCTGTTTCCTTTATAACatttgccgtggtcatggtgactcttcacagcgatagaacGCTGGCTAAGACATGGTGGGACTAATTTTTCAGTTTCAGATACACTACCTGGCTTCCATGTTTCTGGCAAAAGGGAAGCACTGCTGGCAATTAGCTTATGGAAATGAATTGCTCATGTCCATCAAGCTAGCCACAGAAACAGTGTGAGAGGGACAAATCAACGTTCCTTCTAACCATGTGGGAAAAGTGAAAAGTGCTGGGGTAGTTTGGGActgcagaaatgaaaaggaaacaagaagcaAGTCTGGCTCTCCTGCTCCAACAGTAATGGGGAATGATTGctaaaacaaaggaaacacacaTTGTAAGACTACCCGAGTGGCTTCATTATTAAAGTCCAAAGAAAAGGGAACAAgttaaatacttaaatattttaaaaaggaagaataaatatattttcccaaaaGAGAACTCGCTTATCTCTTGTTTTTCACTACAACTGTGGGACTTCAAATAGAATTTCCTTTTCTATGATACcttagtgattttttaaaaaaaatatagtagGGTCACAGATACAGGAGGTCAAAGTGCAGCAGTCTGGCTGCAGGAAGGATGCTCGGTGGTTAAGAAAGctccctgctcttgcagaggacggaGGTTCCGTTCACCGCAGCAATACGGTGGCTCCTAGTTACTTATAGCTTCAGAGTGAGAGGATCCAGTGCCTCTGTGACCTCTATGGACGCTTGCACACAGGCTGTGTACTTACACTcaggcacagacacataaaataaaacattttaaaccaaaAGAAGCCCTGATTTTATGAAATGAAATTCCACAAGTGATACTTTATAACCACAGAAGTTACCGTTTGTCTACAGATAGGACAACTGATTGCGCCAAGCCAAGACCCGTATCGCCAGTATGCAATTATGCAGGAACCTAGAGGAATAAGAGGACATCACCACTGAAGCTTTAAAGTTCATATATGCTGGTCAGTTTCAACTATTTAACAGTATTACTTTCCTTAGAGCATTGTTTTATTACATTGTTTATCTACACCGCTTATTAAATATTCCTTAAAAGAGTTACTTCATACAACCAAATCTTCAAGTAAATTAAAACCTGGCaattaggctggagagatggctcagtggttaagagcactggctgctcttccagaggtcatgagttcaaatcccagcaaccacatggtggctcacaaccatctgtaatgagatctggtgccctcctctggcctgcagtcacatatgcaggcagaatgctgtacataaaataaataaataaatctttaaaaaaaaaaaacaacctggcAATCATTCCCAACcactaaaaaacatttttatttcagccACTAATTAAGCAATGGAcatttttatacaataaaaagcaaatattaaTCACCTCAATTACTGAGGCCTCAGAGAGAACAGTTTCCTATGTAAAATAAACATGATACTATGTATGACAAACTGTAAGATACTATTTGTTCCAAATTTGATGTATTGGAAAACCATTTATTTTAGGAGTTCACTGAACCAGcaaggtgtggtgacacatacctacaatcctagcacttgggaagcagagacctcTGCTTTTTAAACCAAggtttaaaaagacaaattaagTAAGCTGTGGTGGATATAATCCCTTTACTTAGGAGGTTGGTAAAAGGGTCAGGAGTTTAAGATCAACCTCAActacacagaaagttcaaggccagcctcagctacatgaaaCCTTTCCTCCCTGCCACTCTAAAACCTGAAAACCAATTACTCAAGTAGTGGGTTTCCTACTTATCTTAGCTCAATGTCTGAAGGACTTACTGTACGAGGTGATGTTCATGAGGATGGTGGTAAAGTCTCTACTGTAGAAACAGGAGCACCTACCTCAGTTTCTCTGAACCAATGTAAAATagttggatgtggtggcacacacgtgatcccagtactggggaggcaaaAGAAGAAGGCTACCTGGGGTTCACTGATGACTCGGGCTAGCCTTCCTGACAAGCTCCCTAACAGTAAGAAACAGGACCTCCCCTGCGGCTGGGGAGTTGCTGAGTGTGTAAAATCAGAGCAGGTGTGAGGACTCCATCCCAGCCTGATCCCATGATCATtttgttactgctgctgcttAAATCCAGCCCCTCCAGTTTGTGCCTCTGATTCCAAagcagaaaatgtggcatatgAAGATTCCTGAACCATgatggccagtcagtctagccagaTGTGCAAGCTCTAGGTTGAGTGAGGGTCTCGTCTCAAAAATAAGGAatagagtgattgaggaagatatcacCACATTCATGCACACCCATCCCACCATgctacatacacaaaagaaaaaaaaaaaaaaaggtaaagagtGTCCTGAGAAGCAACACCTGAGGTTGATGTGGGATTCCACAAGCAcccacaccatatacacatatatacccacatgatcacacacacacacacacacacacacacacacacacacagacgagagagagagagagagagagagagagagagagagagagagagattcatgaacaacaaaacaaccaaagatAGCAACCCTGCCAGTAGAAATAATTTATAGGACCTCAGAAGTGGTAGGGTCACTCAGGAGATAAACACTTAATTCAATCCAGtaacatgaaggaacatttttaCTATCTGATGCTTTTAAAGGGCCAAAGGGCTTCATGTattctaggcaagtactctaaaAACTCAGCTACATTCCCAGTCCATGTTCCTTACTTTGACCTCTCCAGGACAGAATTTAGAAGAGGCAAGAGCAATCCAACTGTGGAAATCGAAGTGATACGCTCCAGTCAGTTACAAGATAGCTAAACCTTAAATTGTGGGATGGTGAATGAAAAGGAACAGACAGAAGGTCAGAGACGTCAACCTGAGTACAGCACTTGAACTGAACTCTGTAGGAGAGCTAACGAGGTAGAAAACAGGACACAGACATTCCTGTTCTTTATAACAAGAGTTAAAGCAGAAAGAATGGCTTGTGAGCCAATGGTGAGCAACCACCTAGATTAGCAGGAACCAAATTACAACCAACTCACCAGCTTCATGAGTCTAAGAGCTAAACAGTTACCTCGTCCCTGTGCCTTCATGGAGCTCTGTGCTAATCACAGTCTACTAAGTACTCTGCTCGCACATGAAACCTCTATGAAAGCAACAGCTGGGGTtgtagagatagctcagtgctaAACTGCgtgtccccagagcccatgtgagaTAAACAAAGGTCAGGAGGTTAGGGAGCTAGAACTGTggcatccacataaaagccaagtACGGTGGCATGAGTCTGTAAGCCAGCATGAGGGGTAGGTCACcaaggcttgctggccagctactctaccttaaccactgagttccAGGTTGGTGGtaggggtgaggggttgggggtctGGGAGTGCTGGGGGCAGGgcagactgagagactgagaaaagCCAGGTGAGATGGTGCATACCTTTGATCCAGCattaggtggatctctgagtttgaggccatcctggtcgacacagtgagttccaggagagccaaagcTACATTAATAGAGataccctgtcccaaaaaaacaaacaaaaaataacaccAACAACCATAAAAAACTAAGatgaacaacaacaccaaccccTGACCTCAATACACATGTTAGTACAAATggtatgtgtgctcacacacatgcacacaggtatgtgtgcccacacaaatacatgaatctgcctgtacacatacaaatattgAATCTATGACCTTTTTACCCAAAAATTCAGCCTATTTTGAGAAACACTGCATTCATTTAATCTCGAATATCTTTTCCTCAAACTAGAGTGTGGGAGTCCTTATTTTATGTAACAccttattttatgtaattatgtaaCACCATTTGTCTTCACTGAAAAACTATGACTCAGCAGATTAAATGCTTCAGCTCATCTGCTATTAGATGCCTGATTCTGTCTCATTCAGTTTTCTCCCTCCACAGAAAAAGTATTATCTGGTGTGAAAGATGACTTAACTTTCATCTGGCTCATAATTTCTCTCAATCTATCTAGTTGCAAAATGAGAACAAACTCTCACAGGCTTGAGAGAGTTAATAATGTAGATTATAGATATAAATAAGATGATTCTACTGCTGCCTGTTCTGACTTACTGTAATGGAGCAGAGGTGTTAGCTACATAAAGAATTACTAAGCTAAGAGCTCTTGACACACATAGTATTAGTATACATGATCTGTTGTCCAGAGACTATTTTTTGAGAAGTTACATAAGAAATTTTTTACCTTTAGATTTactgaataaataaacataacaTGGCTTTGTTGGCAGGGGcagcttagcatgcacaaggcctcaGGTTATCAACGCTCCTCAGCACATAACTAGCACGGTAGTGCGTGCCtgaaatctcagcacccaggaggtgctgtggatcagaagtccaaggtcatcctgggctacacagcacaTCTGAGGCCAATCTAGGATACCTGAGGCCCATCTCAGAAGAAAAACGCACCTAACAAGGAGAGCAGGGTATCAGCAGTAATCTACCCTATTACCTCAGACCCAGAGGTAAAAGCAAGAACACAATACAACCATCTTTCAATTGACAGGATTATCCACCAGTGAATTAGCTAAGCCTGAGCTGGCAAATAAGTTCATTTTGCCTGCCAAGCCTCACAAAGTGCCAACACCTGCCCGGATGATGATTAAGGCCATGTTTAGATTCAAGAGAAAGGAGGGCCAAATGTATTAGGAATCCCTACTATAGGTTTGAGAGCAgaagatttctgttgttttttagcAATCCAAACGATAATTAAAAGATTGCTACAGGGCTGGGCAGTGGCCTTAGTGAGCAAAGCCTTAGCCATACAAGCttgtggatctgagttcagagcTCTAGAATCCACAGAAGGCCGGATGCAGGGGCACATATCTGTAACATTAGTGCACCCAAGGCTGGATGCACAGAAACAGCTCATAGGCTAGCTAGCTTGGCATGTGTAGAAGTGAGCAAGAAATCCTATCttaaggaagaaagcaaggacTCACCTGGATTCGTCAGCCTATACACATACTATGGCATCACCTATATACATACTATGACATCACCTATACATGTACTATGACATCACCTATACATGTACTATGACATCACCTATACATATACTATGACATCACCTATACACATACTATGACATCACCAATACACATACTATGATATCACCTATACATGTACTATGACATCACCTATACACATACTATGACATCTGGCCACAGAAGgtctaaaccaaaacaaaagaaataaaaaagaaagaaagaaaagctgaaagATCATCAGCAGAGCTCAGAGAAGGGCTGGGCCAAGTTCCTGAGGGAGGAGCTGTCCTCCCTTGTCAACGGTGAGTAATAAATTTTAACAGATAACTCAGTGTTGCATCATATGTTAggtatgtggggtggggggaactttagtaaagttgggcatggtggtacacatctgcaATCTTATTTTGGAGGTTCATGTAGGAAGATTGCCAGTTCAGTGTCTGGCTGATGTACAAAGCAATAtattgtctaaaaaaaaaatcaaaataacaccaTAGCTGAGTCGGATGGCAAATGCCTTAAGTCTTGGCATTTGGAAGGCAAAAGGAGGTGAAAACTCTGGATATGACGCAAGCCTGgtcacatagcaagttctaggtcgGCCAGGGAGGGGTACAAGGTGAAacccagtctttaaaaacaaaacctggggGAGCTTAAAATTAATGGTTGCAGAAACGCAGAACTAGATTCAATATAACAATCACAATGTATGGGAAACTCAGCATTGCAAGGTAGAGATTTCGAATGTCTCAACCCCAGCAATATCAGTAATAAAACTGTAAGAACTCCATGCTGGAGTCAAACAAGACACAATAGGGAAGACACAATAGAGGATCAATATATGCTACACTTTAAATTAGTCTTTAAGTAAAATTCAGAAGATATGGGACTAGTTAAGACCAATATACTTTAATGTATATACTAATGGATAAAATACTTCattggccatttttatttaatatctgtAGGTTCAAAgggtaaaacataaaaagaaaaactctttgTTATTTAACTTGCAACTAACAGAAAGGACTACGATTGAAAAGTGGGCCCAGTGACTGGCCATATCTAAGTTAGGAGGAGTTCTTTAGAGTGAACTTCCTGTAGGCCGCCAATCACAGCAGAATTAAGGACAGAGCTTAAAGCCAGCTCTTAAAAGCTGGGCTACCCATTACAAAACTTCTTGCCTTCTCTGAGTCTCAGTTTCTGATTTGTGGTGGATGGGATTAAAAGTATTAACCTTCCTGTACAGTGGGCATATTCCAATCTTGTCTGGTCCTAAGAAACAGTATTACTCCCTATGAAATCTTTCCGGGGATCAGGAAAGCCAATGAGGAGTAGAAGGTACCTCTTGCTGATATTAAATGTGAATATATGCCCTCCAGTTCCTGAAGGTCACACAGAAAGAGTAAAGACAACTAGTAGAGGTTTGTGGCTTATTCTTGAGACAATAACCTTGCCATGGGAAGTCTGAATAACATATAAAACTGACAAAAGTTGAGAAGGACACAGTGGACCCCATAATGTTACTTGAAAACTTGAATGATTCTTCCAAGAAACACATTGCTAATGACTTAGAAGTTTAttgagttttatatttttctaaagctTGGAACCCACAAATGATAACAcactaaagagaaaataaattatgatttagtacctgtctctctgtgtgtactaCCACACACATGGGAATatatggtttgggtttttttttttttttttttttttttttttttgagactgggtctcatgtaacccaagctggtcttgaacttgtgctctagctgagggtgactttgaattcctgacttTCCTTCTTCTACTGAGTACTAGAATTCAGGCACAGGCTACCATATCTGGTTTATACAATCCTGGGGCTCA carries:
- the Rnf170 gene encoding E3 ubiquitin-protein ligase RNF170 isoform X2: MARYYSEVQSLQQDDSVIEGVSDQVLVAVVVSFALIASLLYALLRNVQQNIHPENQELVRVLREQLQTEQDVPAPARQQFYTEMYCPICLHQASFPVETNCGHLFCGSCIIAYWRYGSWLGAISCPICRQTVTLLLTVFGEDDQSQDVVRLRQDVNDYNRRFSGQPRSIMERIMDLPTLLRHAFREVFSVGGLFWMFRIRIMLCLMGAFFYLISPLDFVPEALFGILGFLDDFFVIFLLLIYISIMYREVITQRLTR
- the Rnf170 gene encoding E3 ubiquitin-protein ligase RNF170 isoform X1, with protein sequence MQRYWRFQDTKIQDICFGALGELWIQRPVMARYYSEVQSLQQDDSVIEGVSDQVLVAVVVSFALIASLLYALLRNVQQNIHPENQELVRVLREQLQTEQDVPAPARQQFYTEMYCPICLHQASFPVETNCGHLFCGSCIIAYWRYGSWLGAISCPICRQTVTLLLTVFGEDDQSQDVVRLRQDVNDYNRRFSGQPRSIMERIMDLPTLLRHAFREVFSVGGLFWMFRIRIMLCLMGAFFYLISPLDFVPEALFGILGFLDDFFVIFLLLIYISIMYREVITQRLTR